DNA sequence from the candidate division WOR-3 bacterium genome:
TGAAATCGAGTAATGATTTTCCTTCCAGTGGATTTTTTATGGCATCTATCAGGGTTTTCTCTGCACTCCCAGAGGGAGACCCGTGCATGCTGATGACATCGAGTATGTATTTATCATCAACTTCGATCTGCAGTGTTTTGTCGCCGTACGGCAATCCAAGTCTCTTCATATTGTATATCGATACCCGTTGTTTAGCAGGAGCAATATCCACATTAATGAATCATTTCCGGATGTGAGCGTGGATGAAAATATCATAATTGTGTAATCAATCATATCTGTTATAGAAGGGAAGTCAATATCGTTTTACCTCGGTAACTTGACAATTCACTGAAAATACTTATAATAGATTGAATGTTGTGTCTCTTTTTTTTGCTAATAAATTACGATCCGCAAACACTCACGGTACCTCCATTCAAACACACCCTGGGTTTTCATCGAGCATCGAGATATTATCTGCAGCTCTTTCTGGGCCCGACTTATGATTATGATGATCCCCAGGGCGTGGTTGCCGTTAAGCTGAAAGAACTCGATAATCCCAAAACGCGCAGGGATGATGATGAGTTGACTATCTTCGCGGTCAATGCCGGGGTGGGGCATGTATTGTACAATACAGGTCTGTCCTCTGTTAAAGTGTATGGTGATGATCGAATGTTTTCAGAACCCAAGGGCATCACCGCGAACGAGGACGGTCTTGTCGTGTTGGCTGACTATGGCAACCGGAGGATCGTGAAACTCCAGTACCGAGGAGGCAATCTCGAGCAGATAGGGGAGATTTCTACGCCCGGGCGTCCTTTCGGAGTATGCCTTGACTCTGAAAATAACCTGTATGTGACGGATTTTGACAGTTCGAAGATATACATTTTTTCCCCCGCCGATTCCCTATTGTTATCATTTGGCATACCCGGACGGGCTTATGGAGAGATCTATCAGCCAATGGGTATCGCGGTTATCGATGCCCGTGCTCCTGATAACTTGCACAATGATGATTACATCGTTGTGACCGATAATTATGGTACAAGGGTCTCCAAGTTCACCCGCCAGGGAAGGTTTCTTGGCTCTGTTCACGATTTCGAATTGGGTCTTGCAGACGTCTACATGCACTATGTTGCGCTGGATTCGTACGGTAGTATATACGTAACGGATGAGGTCAATGACCAAATCCACAAATTTGACCATGATCTCAAATATATAATCTCGGTTGGCAGAACCGGCGCCGGGAAAGGCGAATTTATCTCACCCCGGGGTATTACGATATGGCGTAGGTATGGGCAGGTTTTCGTTTCCGAAAAACAAGGTGGTCAGTATTTATGGTTGGCTGTCGACGGTTTTGTGGTCGGTTGCTTCCCGGGAGAGTTCTCGGCTATCAGGCCCGGTACGACGCTGGCAATATACCTCACAGATGAGGCGCGTGTTTTCATAACGGTCGTTAACCAGCGAGGTGAGAAGATACGTGATTTCATTGAGGGGAT
Encoded proteins:
- a CDS encoding NHL repeat-containing protein, with protein sequence MLCLFFLLINYDPQTLTVPPFKHTLGFHRASRYYLQLFLGPTYDYDDPQGVVAVKLKELDNPKTRRDDDELTIFAVNAGVGHVLYNTGLSSVKVYGDDRMFSEPKGITANEDGLVVLADYGNRRIVKLQYRGGNLEQIGEISTPGRPFGVCLDSENNLYVTDFDSSKIYIFSPADSLLLSFGIPGRAYGEIYQPMGIAVIDARAPDNLHNDDYIVVTDNYGTRVSKFTRQGRFLGSVHDFELGLADVYMHYVALDSYGSIYVTDEVNDQIHKFDHDLKYIISVGRTGAGKGEFISPRGITIWRRYGQVFVSEKQGGQYLWLAVDGFVVGCFPGEFSAIRPGTTLAIYLTDEARVFITVVNQRGEKIRDFIEGIRRLPGEYLVVWDGLDNDNRLVPPGEYLFQIRLQGLQGHGRRINKTMQAGVKCVVS